A window from Heteronotia binoei isolate CCM8104 ecotype False Entrance Well chromosome 15, APGP_CSIRO_Hbin_v1, whole genome shotgun sequence encodes these proteins:
- the LOC132583271 gene encoding olfactory receptor 11G2-like gives MSNHQIWTVQEFILVGFEVGQLQRLLLLTFFTILYMLAMAENITIITLVHLDTRLSRLPMYILLSNFSWLEICYVSTTVPRMLLDLALSKKIISFSSCFLQFYIFFSLGSTECFFLSSMALDRYLAICHPLRYPQIMSPNYCYILVTASWLLSFLAFIVPVTLISKMSFCGPNIIDHFLCDPGPILALACPPLPKAPLVSLIFMDVVLILGNIMFTVLSYSSVIVTLMNNSSKGNWLKSFSAISFHLLVVTLYYGPPVGLYVNPGGEMDSNVIKTVALFPTALTPFLNPLIYCLRNDQIKEALFRLWRRKAVFLKRTVTV, from the coding sequence GACAGTTCAGGAATTCATTTTGGTGGGCTTTGAAGTTGGGCAGCTGCAACGACTCCTGCTCCTCACCTTTTTCACTATTCTTTACATGCTTGCCATGGCGGAGAACATCACCATCATCACGTTGGTGCATCTTGACACCCGCTTGTCCCGTCTTCCCATGTACATCCTCCTGAGCAACTTCtcctggctggagatctgctatgtgAGCACCACTGTGCCCCGCATGCTCTTAGACCTGGCATTGTCCAAAAAGATCATCTCCTTCAGTTCCTGCTTCCTCCAGTTCTACATCTTCTTCTCTCTTGGCAGTACAGAATGCTTCTTCCTCTCCTCTATGGCCTTGGATCGGTACTTGGCCATCTGCCACCCACTGCGATATCCACAGATCATGTCCCCAAATTATTGCTACATCCTAGTAACTGCTTCTTGGCTCCTTAGCTTCCTGGCATTCATTGTTCCAGTGACACTGATCTCCAAGATGTCTTTCTGTGGTCCTAATATCATTGACCATTTTTTGTGTGACCCTGGGCCAATTCTGGCTTTGGCTTGTCCTCCACTACCAAAGGCTCCCCTCGTTAGTCTGATTTTCATGGATGTTGTGCTGATCCTCGGCAACATCATGTTTACTGTGCTGTCCTACAGTTCTGTGATTGTCACTTTGATGAATAACTCTAGCAAAGGCAATTGGTTAAAGTCTTTCTCCGCCATATCATTCCACTTGTTGGTGGTCACGCTTTATTATGGCCCTCCAGTAGGGCTGTATGTAAACCCAggaggagaaatggattcaaatGTCATTAAGACAGTAGCACTCTTCCCTACTGCCTTAACACCCTTTCTCAACCCCCTGATTTACTGTCTGAGGAATGATCAGATAAAGGAGGCGCTGTTCCGATTATGGAGGAGAAAAGCGGTCTTTTTGAAAAGAACAGTGACCGTGTAA